Part of the Rhodococcus sp. OK302 genome is shown below.
TCTATTCCTGGGACTACCTTTTCCTCGGTGCAAACATCGATGCGGTATCCGTCGGCAGACGGATGGGTTTCAAGCCCGAAAAGTCGATCACCTACGACGCATCCAGCCAGTACGTCGGCGCTGCGTATGCGGTGACTGCCGACTACGTCAGCCGCAAGCGTGGTACCCCGCTCGGTGCGCCCAAGCCGGCAGGATTCTCGGATTCGGATCGCTCCGCGACAAAGGAATAGCGGCCTAAATTCTCCGGCTTCTCTGATTACACGCGGTTTTCCGATCGCGGTGCGCCCATCCCCGGATTGATCTGGAATGGACCGCTCGACGATGGAGCGAGCGGGAAGTCGAAGATCGCGGTCGGGAGGTACACCGTCGAACAGGAGTTGGGGATGTCCACGACGCCGGAAAGACGGCCTTCGATCGGCGCCGCTCCCAGCAGGAGATACGCCTGCTCGGGGGCGTAGCCGAACTTCGTGAGGTATTCGATCGCGTGCAGGCAAGCGCGCTGGTAGGAGAGATGCGAGTCCAGATACTTCTGCTCGCCGTCCAAAGTTACCGACGTGCCCGAGAACGCCAACCACTCGGAATACTGCGGATCTGTGTTGCCGGGCATGAAGATCGCATTCTCGGACACCCCGTAGGTATCCATGCCACCTTTGATGATGTCGACGCGAATGTCGATGAAGCCGCCCATCTCGATGGCACCGCAGAAAGTGATCTCACCGTCGCCCTGGGAGAAATGTAGATCTCCCACAGACAGATTCGCACCGTCGACAAACACGGGATAGAAGATTCGGCTGCCCTTGGTCAGGTTTTTGATGTCCTGATTGCCGCCGTTTTCGCGGGGCGGTGCAGTGCGTGCGGCCTCACCGGCCACACGGGTGAACTCGTCGCCAATGAGCGAGCCGAGTACGGCGTCGCGAGGCTCCGGCGGAAGTGCCAGTGGAGGAACGCGATTGGGATCGGTGGCGATCAAGGCACCTTCGCGGGCGTTCCACTTGGCCAGCAACGCCGCCGACGGGGCAGTGCCCATCAAACCGGGGTGCACAATGCCAGTGAACGATACGTGCGGAATGTGGCGCGAGGTTGCCGTCTGCCCGGAGAAATCCCACACGGCCTTGTAGGCGTCGGGAAATTGCTCGGTGAGGAAGCCGCCGCCATTGTTACGTGGAAAGATGCCGGTATATCCCCAGCCCTGCCCGGCCAGCGGGCCCGAATCCTCTTGGGGGATAGGGCCGATATCGAGAATGTCGACTATCAAGAGGTCGCCGGGCTTCGCGCCTTCGACGGCAAACGGACCGGAGAGCGTGTGCACCGTGGTGAGCGGGGCGTTGAGAATATCGTCGGCCGAATCGTCGTTGTGTATTGCGCCGTCGAACCATTCGCGGCAGTGAACGCGAAAGGAGTCACCAGGTTTCACCGTCACGGCGGCCGGGATGTCGGGGTGCCAGCGGTTGTGCCCGACGATGGCCTGCTCGGTGAATTTCTTGGCGGAATCGAGAGGGAACAGCAGCTCTGGCATACGGACTCCTCATTCTCGGAAAAGACAATTAGGGGCGAGGTAGCTTGCGGTGCAACGGATTGGAGGTCATCGGGGTGGGAGAACGCCGCGCGCCCGGTACCGAACCGCTGACCACTGCCGGTTCATGCGCGGAACGGGCTGTGCTGTCGAGAAGGCCCATTGCCGTCGACGAGGCATGGCTCAATCGTGGTGAGGAAACCATGCGTCGGGATTCGCTGTCGCACCGAGGGCACAGGATGGACGTAGGAACCTCGGCCATCGCGAATGACCGCTCGACCGGCCCGCAGCCGGTACACCGAAACTCGTACAGGGGCATGCGGTCACGCTAGCGGAGGTTCCCGGATTGCGATACCGGAACGGAGACCTGTTAACGCAGAAGTACCACTGCGCCGTCGCCTCCGGAGCAGGTGACGATTCCGCCGGCGCTGGAGCACGTCATGCGATATTCCTTGCCGGTCACCGGACTACGGGCATCCACCGTCTTTGCTTGGCCCTGGACGCCGGCATTTCCGTAGGCACTGCGAACTGCCTCGGCAAAGCCGCACGACGTGTTGGTCGAACCGATTGCCGACTCTCGGTATCCGCCGCTGACGGCACCGGAGCCGGGGCAGGCAGACGCTCCGGCCGGGAAACTCACTGCATTCGGCGTGGTCGTGGGAGCGGCGGTGGTAGTAGTGGGCTTCGTTGTGGTGGGACTGGTCGTGGTGGGGCTTGTCGTTGTCGGACGCGTAGTGCTGGGACGTGTGGTGGCATGCGCTGAAGGCGAAGGGGGAGAGGAGCTTTCGAGTGTCCGTGTGGTGGACGGGATTCCGGCCGCCGCGGAACTCGGGGCCTGCTTAGGCCAGAGAATGACTGCCAGTCCGCCGAACAGGGCGATCGCCGCGACAACGCACAGGGTGATCACCACGATCGTCCAGCCCGGCTTGCTCGGCGGTGGTCCGTCCGGGCCGGCGGGATACAACTGTGGCGTCGCCCGATAGACAGGCTCACCCCCGTAGCCGAGTTGAGGTGGCGTCGGGCCGGCCTGTGACCATGCCTGGTTGTCGGGTGTCGGCGACTGTGGCTGGGTCACTCGGTTACCGCCCACAATGCAGGGAAGTGTGGGACATAGGTG
Proteins encoded:
- a CDS encoding zinc ribbon domain-containing protein yields the protein MPLYEFRCTGCGPVERSFAMAEVPTSILCPRCDSESRRMVSSPRLSHASSTAMGLLDSTARSAHEPAVVSGSVPGARRSPTPMTSNPLHRKLPRP
- the fmdA gene encoding formamidase, which gives rise to MPELLFPLDSAKKFTEQAIVGHNRWHPDIPAAVTVKPGDSFRVHCREWFDGAIHNDDSADDILNAPLTTVHTLSGPFAVEGAKPGDLLIVDILDIGPIPQEDSGPLAGQGWGYTGIFPRNNGGGFLTEQFPDAYKAVWDFSGQTATSRHIPHVSFTGIVHPGLMGTAPSAALLAKWNAREGALIATDPNRVPPLALPPEPRDAVLGSLIGDEFTRVAGEAARTAPPRENGGNQDIKNLTKGSRIFYPVFVDGANLSVGDLHFSQGDGEITFCGAIEMGGFIDIRVDIIKGGMDTYGVSENAIFMPGNTDPQYSEWLAFSGTSVTLDGEQKYLDSHLSYQRACLHAIEYLTKFGYAPEQAYLLLGAAPIEGRLSGVVDIPNSCSTVYLPTAIFDFPLAPSSSGPFQINPGMGAPRSENRV